From one Candidatus Thioglobus sp. NP1 genomic stretch:
- a CDS encoding class I SAM-dependent methyltransferase produces the protein MFERKDILKLKKDIILDVNLFDYNLSLHTRWGLFSPRAIDDGTMLLMKYLSVNEDDVCLDLGCGYGPIGLALAKHCSKGHIHMIDKDFVAVELTNLNAKLNNLTNVNAYLSDAFNEVPDDIKFDQIISNIPAKVGREQLSIVLYDALDSLKPGGKITIVSINGLKDFIKSNFKSVFGNYKKLKQGQKYVVSQAIKH, from the coding sequence ATGTTTGAACGTAAAGACATTTTAAAGTTAAAAAAAGACATAATTCTTGATGTAAATTTATTTGATTACAATCTTAGTTTACATACTAGATGGGGATTATTTAGTCCAAGGGCAATTGATGATGGGACCATGCTTTTAATGAAGTATCTAAGTGTAAATGAAGATGATGTTTGCCTTGATTTAGGTTGTGGTTATGGTCCAATAGGGCTTGCTCTTGCAAAGCATTGTTCAAAAGGGCATATTCATATGATTGATAAGGATTTTGTGGCAGTAGAACTTACTAATTTGAATGCAAAATTAAACAATCTTACTAATGTAAATGCCTATCTATCAGATGCCTTTAATGAAGTCCCTGATGATATAAAGTTTGATCAGATTATTTCAAATATTCCTGCAAAAGTTGGCCGTGAGCAACTCTCAATAGTTCTTTATGATGCTCTGGATTCCTTAAAACCTGGTGGCAAAATTACTATTGTTTCAATTAATGGCCTTAAAGATTTTATTAAGAGTAACTTTAAATCAGTATTTGGAAACTATAAAAAATTAAAGCAAGGGCAAAAGTATGTTGTTTCGCAAGCAATTAAACATTAA
- a CDS encoding rhodanese-related sulfurtransferase, which yields MLTVCALYKFARLDDFEKIQEPLKRFMQSLDIKGTVLLAREGINGTISGEKESINKVLDYLRLDQRLNNLEHKYSYSKKIPFKRLKVKLKKEIVTLGISNIDPLYSSGTYVKPSDWNELINDPEVVLIDTRNNYEYEIGTFKGAINPNTETFREFPSYSKTNLEKYRNKKIAMFCTGGIRCEKSTAYLKSEGFKNVYHLQGGILKYLEEVQEDKSLWEGECFVFDDRVAVKHNLELGKYDQCHACRFPITEEDMAHPHFEKGSSCPRCYGSKNTSQISRYREREKQVQLAKARGESHIGDEAHKIISNKIKKR from the coding sequence ATGCTAACAGTTTGTGCTCTGTATAAATTTGCTAGACTTGATGATTTTGAAAAAATACAAGAACCTTTAAAGAGATTTATGCAGTCTCTTGATATCAAAGGGACGGTATTACTTGCAAGAGAAGGAATTAATGGAACAATATCTGGTGAAAAAGAAAGTATTAATAAGGTCCTTGATTATCTTCGATTAGATCAAAGACTTAATAATCTGGAGCATAAATATTCTTATAGTAAAAAAATACCATTTAAAAGACTCAAAGTTAAGTTAAAAAAAGAGATTGTTACCTTAGGGATTTCAAATATTGATCCTCTTTATTCATCTGGAACTTATGTTAAGCCATCAGATTGGAATGAACTCATAAATGATCCTGAAGTTGTTTTAATTGATACTCGTAATAATTATGAATATGAGATTGGAACCTTTAAAGGTGCTATTAATCCAAATACAGAAACTTTTCGAGAGTTTCCAAGTTATAGCAAAACTAATTTAGAAAAATATAGAAATAAAAAAATTGCAATGTTTTGTACGGGTGGAATCCGATGTGAAAAGTCCACGGCCTATTTAAAGTCAGAGGGATTTAAAAATGTTTATCATTTGCAGGGTGGTATTCTAAAATACCTAGAAGAGGTTCAAGAAGATAAGAGTTTATGGGAGGGTGAATGCTTTGTTTTTGATGACAGAGTTGCGGTTAAACATAACCTTGAGTTGGGTAAATACGACCAGTGCCATGCTTGTAGGTTTCCAATTACAGAGGAGGATATGGCTCATCCACACTTTGAAAAAGGGTCTTCATGCCCGCGTTGTTATGGATCTAAAAATACTTCTCAGATAAGTCGATATCGAGAAAGAGAAAAACAAGTCCAACTGGCAAAGGCTCGAGGAGAAAGTCATATTGGTGATGAGGCTCATAAAATAATTTCAAATAAAATTAAAAAAAGGTAA
- a CDS encoding YebC/PmpR family DNA-binding transcriptional regulator, whose amino-acid sequence MAGHSKWHNIQHRKGAQDAKRGKVFTKLIKEIVIAAKMGGGVLENNPSLRAVIDKALAANMKRDTIENAVKRGSGDLEGENYEEIRYEGYGLGGTAIMVDCLTDNKNRTVSDVRHAFSKHGGNLGTDGSVSYMFSKQGFISFASGDEDQIMDIAIESGAEDVLINGDGSIDVVTTPENFFPIKDALIDANLTPDHSQITMEPSSRIELNLEDADKFMKLIDRLEDLDDTQEVYHNAEISDELMSQL is encoded by the coding sequence ATGGCTGGTCACAGTAAATGGCACAATATTCAACATAGAAAAGGTGCACAAGATGCTAAGCGTGGAAAAGTATTCACTAAACTTATTAAAGAAATAGTTATAGCTGCCAAAATGGGTGGTGGAGTCCTTGAAAATAACCCTTCATTAAGGGCTGTAATTGATAAAGCCCTTGCTGCAAATATGAAGCGAGATACAATTGAAAATGCTGTCAAACGTGGCTCTGGAGATTTGGAAGGTGAAAATTATGAAGAGATTCGCTATGAAGGTTATGGCTTAGGTGGAACTGCAATTATGGTTGATTGCCTAACAGATAATAAAAATAGGACTGTTTCAGATGTAAGACATGCCTTTTCTAAGCATGGTGGAAATTTAGGTACAGATGGTTCAGTTTCTTATATGTTTTCAAAGCAGGGTTTCATAAGCTTTGCTTCTGGTGATGAAGATCAAATTATGGATATTGCTATCGAATCAGGTGCTGAAGATGTTTTAATTAACGGTGATGGCTCAATTGATGTGGTTACAACTCCAGAAAATTTTTTTCCAATTAAAGACGCTTTAATTGATGCTAATTTGACTCCAGACCATTCACAAATAACTATGGAGCCCTCAAGCAGAATTGAGCTTAATCTGGAGGATGCTGATAAGTTTATGAAGCTCATTGATAGACTTGAAGATCTTGACGATACGCAAGAGGTTTATCATAATGCGGAGATCTCTGATGAATTAATGTCACAATTATGA
- the grxD gene encoding Grx4 family monothiol glutaredoxin — MDVLEKIQKQVDSAAIVIYMKGTPQFPQCGFSARASQTLASTGVEFAFVNVFEDQEVFQSLPDFADWPTFPQIYFNSELVGGGDIIIEMAEQDSLKAAMEEAVESYNK; from the coding sequence TTGGACGTATTAGAAAAAATTCAAAAACAGGTTGATAGTGCTGCTATTGTGATTTATATGAAGGGAACCCCTCAGTTTCCTCAGTGCGGTTTTTCTGCTCGCGCTTCTCAAACCTTGGCTTCAACTGGTGTTGAGTTTGCTTTTGTCAATGTTTTTGAAGATCAAGAAGTATTTCAGAGCCTACCAGATTTTGCTGATTGGCCAACATTCCCACAAATTTATTTCAATTCTGAGTTAGTTGGTGGTGGTGATATTATTATTGAAATGGCAGAGCAAGATTCATTGAAAGCTGCTATGGAAGAAGCAGTTGAAAGTTATAATAAATAG
- a CDS encoding M48 family metallopeptidase: MTPHKIIKSKRKTLSLSINENAELIVRAPNQISNKKIEEFIIEKSKWINKNKNLMQSRINEMNDSDSDYLFLGNIYPLIKVNEDPNKIDFNGTEFITSIENQDKFKSSLKSWYKIKFKEIAIPRLNYFSDKYNLKINQVRFKNQKTLWGSCSSKNNINLNYLLVMAPMIVIDYVIIHELVHTVHKNHSENFWNAVEVIMPDYKKAKKWLNKNGYKLRNL; the protein is encoded by the coding sequence ATGACACCCCATAAAATAATTAAGAGTAAGAGAAAGACGTTAAGCCTTTCAATCAATGAGAATGCTGAACTTATTGTGCGTGCACCCAATCAAATATCAAATAAAAAAATTGAAGAGTTTATTATTGAAAAATCTAAGTGGATTAATAAAAATAAGAACTTAATGCAATCTCGTATTAATGAGATGAACGATAGTGATAGTGATTATCTTTTTTTAGGCAACATTTATCCATTAATTAAAGTTAATGAAGATCCTAATAAAATTGATTTTAATGGCACAGAATTTATTACTTCTATTGAAAACCAAGATAAATTTAAGTCATCTCTAAAGTCTTGGTATAAGATAAAGTTCAAAGAGATAGCTATTCCAAGACTTAATTATTTTTCAGATAAATATAATTTGAAAATTAATCAAGTCCGTTTTAAAAACCAAAAAACACTTTGGGGCTCATGCTCTTCTAAAAATAATATAAATCTTAATTACCTATTAGTGATGGCACCTATGATAGTTATTGATTACGTAATAATTCATGAACTCGTTCATACTGTTCATAAAAATCATTCAGAAAATTTTTGGAATGCCGTTGAAGTAATAATGCCAGATTATAAAAAAGCTAAGAAATGGTTAAATAAAAATGGTTATAAATTAAGAAACTTATAG
- the nadA gene encoding quinolinate synthase NadA: MQSIEIDLSIEDSIKQALKNNNATLVAHYYVSSDLQKLAEDSGGIVSDSLEMARFGQNSDADTIVVAGVKFMGETAKILSPEKRVLVLDDQANCSLDLSCPINEFSAFCDQNPDHVVVVYANTSAEVKARADWVVTSGSALKVVQKLHSEGRKVLWAPDKHLGHYVQSQTGIEMLMWDGACIVHEEFKAEGLKSLMKINPNAGVLVHPESPKEVIALADVVGSTTQLIDAAASRTEDMFIVATDNGIFHKMKQIAPNKKFIEAPTMGEGATCQSCAHCQWMAMNSLEKCLEALNTGKNEVHINRSIIEKAQHSIHRLLEFTK; encoded by the coding sequence ATGCAAAGCATAGAAATAGATCTTTCAATTGAAGATTCGATTAAGCAAGCCTTAAAGAATAATAATGCGACCTTGGTTGCTCATTATTATGTCAGCTCAGATCTCCAAAAACTAGCTGAAGACTCAGGTGGAATAGTTTCAGACTCTCTTGAAATGGCAAGGTTTGGGCAAAACTCTGATGCTGATACAATTGTCGTTGCAGGTGTTAAATTTATGGGTGAAACTGCTAAAATTTTATCTCCTGAAAAGAGAGTTCTCGTTTTAGATGATCAAGCTAACTGCTCTCTAGATTTATCATGCCCAATAAATGAGTTTTCTGCCTTTTGTGACCAAAATCCTGATCATGTAGTTGTAGTTTATGCAAATACCTCTGCAGAGGTTAAGGCTCGAGCAGACTGGGTAGTAACCTCAGGTAGTGCATTAAAAGTAGTTCAGAAATTACATAGTGAAGGCAGGAAAGTTCTTTGGGCTCCTGACAAACATCTTGGACATTATGTTCAATCACAAACTGGCATAGAAATGTTAATGTGGGATGGGGCTTGTATTGTTCATGAGGAATTTAAAGCTGAAGGTCTTAAAAGTTTAATGAAAATAAATCCAAATGCAGGTGTTCTTGTTCATCCTGAATCACCTAAAGAAGTTATTGCACTTGCTGATGTTGTTGGCTCAACTACTCAATTAATAGATGCTGCTGCATCAAGAACTGAAGACATGTTTATAGTAGCAACAGATAATGGTATTTTTCATAAAATGAAGCAAATTGCTCCTAATAAAAAGTTTATCGAGGCTCCTACAATGGGTGAGGGGGCAACCTGTCAATCATGCGCTCATTGCCAATGGATGGCAATGAATAGTCTAGAAAAATGTTTAGAGGCACTGAATACAGGAAAAAACGAAGTGCATATAAATAGAAGCATTATAGAAAAAGCACAACATTCTATTCATCGATTGCTAGAGTTTACTAAATAA
- a CDS encoding DUF2062 domain-containing protein, producing the protein MKKIFNKYSLKPEQVNLGWFNKYLHKEVIWKWNKQTISRAFAIGLFCAFIPLPMHTLLAGILAIAFSANILLAMFLVWINNPITMVPIYFFEYKLGSSIIGIEMDPNINFSLNYFIDNLATATFAIWAGGIIVSSLIGIIGYACIISIYKYKALKRLKHWK; encoded by the coding sequence ATGAAAAAGATTTTTAATAAGTACAGTCTTAAACCTGAGCAAGTTAATCTAGGATGGTTCAATAAATATTTACATAAAGAAGTAATATGGAAATGGAATAAGCAAACAATCTCTAGAGCATTTGCTATTGGACTCTTTTGTGCATTTATTCCTCTCCCAATGCATACATTATTAGCAGGAATTTTAGCTATAGCTTTCTCCGCAAATATTTTACTTGCAATGTTTTTAGTTTGGATAAACAATCCAATTACAATGGTTCCTATTTATTTCTTTGAGTATAAATTAGGCTCCTCAATTATTGGTATTGAAATGGACCCTAATATCAATTTTTCTCTAAATTATTTTATTGATAATCTTGCAACTGCAACATTTGCAATTTGGGCAGGAGGAATAATTGTATCTTCCTTAATCGGAATTATTGGATATGCGTGTATTATCTCTATTTATAAATATAAGGCATTAAAAAGACTTAAACATTGGAAATAG
- the purL gene encoding phosphoribosylformylglycinamidine synthase — protein MIATHSKIHALRSFKVNSLNQSIKLKTPNLEILATEFIHFIDLYEKLTSKDQSKLDKLLNYAPQLISTFDNDNIIVTPRLGTISPWSSKATDIVNLCGLKGIKRIERGVIYHFNRKILQFELPQILDIIIDKMTESHLENHSNADSLFNEQEPKKFSNIDILSSGKSAIEESNGELGLALSDNEIDYLYNQFSKLNRNPKDIELMMFAQANSEHCRHKIFNADWTIDSEEQAISLFGMIKNTYHQNPSDLLSVYSDNSAVMSGYRSTFFEPDKNGLYKSTQFNKAVLMKVETHNHPTAIAPIPGAATGSGGEIRDEGATGRGSKPKVGLCGFSVSNLKIPNSLNVWEKDYGKPKHIASALDIMIDAPQGAAAFNNEFGRPNICGYFRTYEQKTQNNQVRGYHKPIMLAGGVGTIREDHVEKGSISAGDIIIVLGGPAMLIGLGGGAASSVGSGDQNETLDFASVQRANPEMQRRAQEVINTCTNLGSDNPIVSIHDIGAGGLSNGIPELVNDSKKGANLHLREIPNDEKKMSPMEIWCNESQERYVIAIKSKSLKLFKEICIKERAPFSVLGDATENRHLTLNDSYFDNKPIDLSMSLLFGSTPVTQKNVKTVPHIEKEFNTSNIDFTEALERLLKLPTIASKNFLITIADRSVTGLVARDQMIGPWQVPVADCAISLSDFNGYQGEAMSIGERTPLALINSAAAARMSVGESLTNLMSIYVEDINHINLSANWMCASGFPGEDAKLYAAVKAIGMELCPDLGLTIPVGKDSMSMTSRWHEENEEKSVTAPLSLIISAFSKIPDARIQITPLLDISIESELFLIDLGLGKNRMGGSCLAQVFNHVGNLTPDLDDPKLFANFFSLINQLNKESLINAYHDRSDGGAMISLLEMAFASHCGLEINVSNPISELFNEELGCVIQISKKNQGEVINRFKQNGLDSYIKPIAKINSSDEIKIYHNNKLIFTEKREVLHHNWSSTSYEISKLRDNPICSESENNQLLVNSEGLQVQTSFDINESISAPFINSGKKPRVAILREQGINGHIEMAAAFSKAGFDAIDVHMSEILSKKIKLSQFHGMVACGGFSYGDVLGAGRGWANSILFNNQVKDEFREFFNRKDSFSLGVCNGCQMLSNLKEIIPGSENWPTFERNTSEQFEARFTSVKIQKTNSLFFHDMEDSIMPIAIAHGEGKAQFTSKLNNKNIAIKYVDYHGDSSQIYPHNPNGSENAVASVCNDSGRVTLMMPHPERVFRSIQNSWHPKEWGERSPWMRMFENARKWVG, from the coding sequence ATGATTGCAACTCATTCGAAGATACACGCGCTTCGAAGCTTTAAAGTAAATTCTCTAAATCAGAGTATTAAATTAAAAACTCCAAATTTAGAAATACTAGCTACTGAATTTATCCACTTCATTGATCTATATGAGAAACTTACTTCTAAAGATCAATCTAAGCTTGATAAACTTTTAAATTATGCGCCTCAACTAATTAGTACTTTTGATAATGACAATATAATAGTTACCCCCCGTCTGGGAACTATATCCCCATGGTCATCAAAAGCAACTGATATAGTAAATCTATGCGGCTTAAAAGGAATCAAAAGGATTGAGCGTGGAGTTATTTATCATTTCAACAGAAAAATTTTACAGTTTGAACTCCCACAAATCCTAGATATTATCATAGATAAGATGACTGAATCTCATCTTGAAAATCATAGTAATGCTGATTCACTTTTCAATGAACAAGAGCCAAAAAAGTTCTCTAATATTGATATTCTAAGTTCAGGTAAATCAGCTATTGAAGAGTCTAATGGTGAGCTTGGATTAGCGTTAAGTGATAATGAGATAGACTATCTATACAATCAATTTAGTAAATTAAATAGAAATCCAAAAGATATTGAATTAATGATGTTTGCTCAAGCTAATTCTGAGCATTGTCGACATAAAATTTTTAATGCTGACTGGACAATTGACTCGGAAGAACAGGCGATTTCATTATTTGGAATGATCAAAAATACTTACCATCAAAATCCTAGCGATCTACTTTCAGTTTATAGTGATAATTCTGCGGTCATGAGTGGATATAGATCAACTTTCTTTGAACCTGATAAAAATGGTTTATATAAATCCACTCAATTCAATAAGGCTGTATTAATGAAAGTTGAGACTCATAACCATCCTACTGCTATTGCGCCAATTCCTGGAGCTGCAACTGGATCTGGTGGTGAAATCCGAGATGAAGGAGCTACAGGAAGGGGCTCTAAACCAAAAGTAGGTCTTTGTGGGTTTTCAGTATCCAACTTAAAAATACCTAACTCTCTTAATGTCTGGGAAAAAGATTATGGAAAGCCTAAACATATTGCTTCAGCTCTGGATATTATGATAGATGCACCCCAGGGAGCAGCAGCATTTAATAATGAGTTTGGAAGACCAAATATATGTGGTTACTTTAGAACCTATGAACAAAAAACTCAAAATAATCAAGTTAGAGGTTATCACAAACCCATTATGCTTGCAGGTGGAGTAGGAACTATAAGAGAAGACCATGTTGAAAAAGGCTCTATTTCTGCTGGTGACATAATTATTGTATTAGGCGGCCCAGCAATGTTAATAGGCCTTGGTGGAGGTGCAGCATCTAGTGTTGGTAGTGGAGATCAAAATGAAACACTTGATTTTGCCTCTGTCCAGCGTGCCAATCCTGAAATGCAAAGACGCGCTCAAGAGGTTATTAATACGTGCACGAATCTAGGTAGTGATAATCCAATAGTTTCAATCCATGACATAGGTGCTGGCGGACTCTCTAATGGTATCCCAGAACTTGTGAATGATTCAAAAAAAGGAGCAAACCTTCATTTAAGAGAAATTCCAAATGATGAAAAAAAGATGTCTCCAATGGAGATATGGTGTAACGAATCTCAAGAAAGATATGTTATTGCTATTAAATCCAAGAGTCTTAAACTCTTTAAGGAAATATGTATAAAAGAGAGAGCACCATTCTCTGTATTAGGTGATGCAACTGAAAATCGGCATTTAACTCTTAACGATTCATACTTTGATAATAAACCAATTGATCTTTCTATGTCATTACTTTTTGGCTCAACTCCAGTAACTCAGAAAAATGTTAAAACGGTCCCACATATCGAAAAAGAATTTAATACCAGTAATATTGATTTTACTGAAGCTTTAGAGCGTCTTCTTAAATTACCTACTATTGCTAGTAAGAATTTCTTAATTACAATTGCTGACAGATCGGTAACAGGTTTAGTTGCAAGAGATCAAATGATAGGGCCATGGCAAGTTCCAGTTGCAGACTGTGCAATATCACTATCTGACTTTAATGGTTACCAGGGAGAGGCAATGTCAATTGGAGAGAGAACACCTTTGGCACTGATTAATTCCGCAGCAGCTGCAAGAATGAGTGTTGGAGAATCTCTTACTAACCTGATGAGCATATATGTTGAAGATATTAATCATATAAACTTATCTGCTAATTGGATGTGCGCAAGTGGCTTTCCTGGAGAAGACGCAAAATTATATGCAGCTGTAAAAGCTATTGGTATGGAGCTTTGTCCTGATCTTGGGCTAACTATACCCGTTGGAAAAGATTCAATGTCAATGACAAGTAGGTGGCATGAAGAAAATGAAGAGAAATCAGTCACTGCCCCACTCTCACTGATAATAAGTGCATTCTCTAAAATTCCTGATGCAAGAATTCAAATTACTCCTTTATTAGATATTTCTATTGAATCAGAACTCTTTTTAATAGATCTTGGACTTGGTAAAAATAGGATGGGTGGGTCCTGCTTAGCTCAAGTATTTAATCATGTTGGTAATTTAACCCCAGATCTTGATGATCCAAAACTATTTGCTAACTTCTTTTCACTTATTAACCAACTTAATAAGGAGAGTTTAATTAACGCCTATCATGATCGCTCTGATGGAGGAGCAATGATTTCTTTACTAGAAATGGCATTTGCATCTCATTGTGGTTTGGAAATCAATGTTTCTAACCCAATATCTGAACTATTTAATGAGGAGTTAGGTTGTGTAATTCAGATTTCTAAAAAAAATCAAGGCGAAGTCATTAACAGATTTAAACAAAATGGGCTGGATTCATATATTAAACCTATTGCCAAAATCAACAGCTCAGATGAAATCAAAATCTATCATAACAATAAGTTAATTTTTACAGAGAAGCGAGAAGTACTTCATCATAATTGGTCTTCAACTTCATATGAAATATCTAAATTAAGAGATAATCCTATATGCTCAGAATCAGAAAATAATCAATTACTTGTCAATTCTGAAGGCCTCCAAGTTCAAACTAGCTTTGATATTAATGAATCTATTAGTGCACCCTTTATTAATAGTGGAAAAAAGCCAAGGGTTGCAATATTACGGGAACAGGGAATTAATGGGCATATAGAAATGGCGGCTGCTTTTTCAAAAGCTGGCTTTGATGCAATTGACGTTCACATGAGTGAAATTCTATCTAAAAAAATAAAACTTTCTCAGTTCCATGGGATGGTTGCTTGTGGTGGTTTTTCATATGGAGATGTTTTAGGAGCTGGGAGAGGCTGGGCTAACTCAATTTTATTTAATAATCAGGTAAAAGATGAGTTTAGAGAATTTTTCAATAGGAAAGATAGCTTTAGTTTAGGAGTATGTAATGGTTGTCAAATGCTTTCAAATCTCAAAGAAATAATACCTGGATCTGAGAATTGGCCTACTTTTGAGCGCAACACTTCTGAGCAATTTGAGGCTAGATTTACGAGTGTTAAAATTCAAAAGACAAACTCTCTCTTTTTTCATGATATGGAAGACTCCATTATGCCAATAGCAATAGCTCATGGAGAGGGTAAAGCTCAGTTTACTAGCAAACTAAATAACAAAAACATTGCTATTAAATACGTAGATTATCATGGTGATAGTTCCCAGATTTATCCACATAACCCAAATGGATCAGAAAATGCTGTTGCCAGTGTTTGTAATGATTCAGGAAGAGTAACCCTTATGATGCCTCATCCTGAACGTGTTTTTAGGTCAATTCAAAACTCATGGCATCCAAAAGAATGGGGAGAAAGATCTCCCTGGATGAGAATGTTTGAAAATGCCAGAAAATGGGTTGGCTAA
- the dxs gene encoding 1-deoxy-D-xylulose-5-phosphate synthase — protein MLENIQKPSDIKGLSIEELNILADEIKSFLVDSLEKTGGHLSSNLGTIELTLAMHYVFDTPNDTFVWDVGHQAYTHKILTGRKELMSTLRQKDGLSGFTKRSESEHDAFGAGHSSTSISAALGIAIANQLKQNLDTSIAVIGDGALTGGMSFEALNHAGDTDANLLIILNDNDMSISKNVGALSKYLTRLISGKIYSTMKSKSLKFLERLPNVQKFAKRSEEHLKGMFLPGTLFEELGIDYFGPIDGHDISILIKTLQNLKNLEKPRILHIITKKGHGVKAAEDNPLKFHGISPPSSSTNNFPSYSSVFGEWLCNTAGNDERLIGITPAMSEGSGMVNFSNKFPERFIDVAIAEQHAVTLAGGMATKGLKPVVAIYSTFLQRGYDQLIHDIALQNLNVIFAIDRAGLVGADGATHAGIFDISFLRCIPNIVILAPSSSIEMYKALNASHNLNGPVCVRFPRGKSSVEDFVTDDEIEIGKAHIIRTGIDIVIFAFGNMVEPSMIAAEEVNATVIDMRFIKPLDEKLIIELASVNKKLISIEDNVISGGAGSAINEVLQKNSIKTPLHILGVPDFVTEHGSQKELYELYGLNAKHIIKVCKS, from the coding sequence ATGCTAGAAAATATTCAAAAACCAAGTGATATAAAAGGCCTTAGCATTGAAGAATTAAATATTCTTGCTGACGAAATTAAATCATTTCTTGTAGATAGTCTTGAGAAGACTGGAGGTCATCTTAGCTCCAATCTTGGGACAATCGAATTGACCTTAGCCATGCATTATGTTTTTGACACACCAAATGATACTTTTGTTTGGGATGTTGGTCATCAAGCATATACGCATAAAATTCTTACAGGCAGGAAAGAGTTAATGTCTACATTACGTCAAAAAGATGGCTTGTCAGGGTTTACCAAAAGAAGTGAAAGTGAACATGATGCATTTGGTGCTGGTCATTCCTCAACGTCTATAAGTGCAGCTCTTGGAATTGCAATTGCAAACCAACTTAAACAAAATTTAGACACTTCTATAGCAGTTATTGGTGATGGTGCGTTGACAGGTGGTATGTCTTTTGAAGCTCTTAATCATGCAGGCGATACTGATGCTAATCTTCTAATAATTCTTAATGATAACGATATGTCTATCTCAAAGAATGTTGGTGCCTTAAGTAAATACTTAACCAGACTAATTTCTGGAAAAATTTATTCAACTATGAAGTCTAAATCTCTGAAATTTTTGGAAAGACTCCCAAATGTTCAAAAATTTGCAAAGCGATCAGAAGAGCATTTAAAAGGCATGTTTTTGCCAGGAACATTATTTGAGGAATTGGGTATTGACTATTTTGGACCAATTGATGGTCATGATATTTCAATATTAATTAAGACTCTTCAAAATCTAAAAAATCTTGAAAAACCTCGAATACTTCATATTATTACAAAAAAAGGGCATGGCGTTAAAGCTGCTGAAGATAATCCTTTAAAATTTCATGGTATTTCTCCACCATCAAGTTCAACTAATAATTTTCCAAGTTATAGCAGTGTTTTTGGTGAATGGCTTTGTAATACTGCAGGAAATGATGAAAGACTTATTGGGATTACACCTGCCATGTCTGAAGGATCTGGTATGGTTAACTTCTCGAATAAGTTTCCTGAGCGCTTCATTGATGTTGCAATTGCTGAGCAGCATGCAGTTACTCTTGCTGGAGGAATGGCGACAAAAGGATTAAAACCTGTGGTAGCTATTTACTCAACATTTCTTCAACGAGGATATGATCAGTTAATTCATGATATTGCCCTTCAAAATCTAAATGTTATTTTTGCAATTGATAGAGCTGGACTTGTTGGTGCAGATGGAGCAACTCATGCAGGAATCTTTGATATAAGTTTTTTAAGATGTATTCCAAATATAGTTATTTTGGCTCCTAGCTCCTCTATTGAAATGTACAAGGCGCTTAATGCTTCTCATAATTTAAATGGGCCTGTTTGTGTTAGATTCCCAAGAGGCAAGTCATCAGTTGAAGATTTTGTTACAGATGATGAAATTGAAATTGGAAAAGCTCATATTATAAGAACTGGTATTGATATTGTAATTTTTGCTTTTGGAAATATGGTAGAGCCATCAATGATTGCTGCAGAAGAGGTTAATGCAACTGTTATTGATATGAGATTTATTAAACCTTTGGATGAAAAATTAATTATTGAACTTGCAAGTGTTAATAAAAAACTGATTTCAATTGAAGATAATGTAATTTCTGGTGGTGCTGGAAGTGCAATCAATGAAGTGCTTCAAAAGAATAGTATCAAAACTCCACTCCATATCCTTGGTGTTCCAGATTTTGTTACAGAACATGGATCACAAAAAGAGCTTTATGAGCTTTATGGCTTAAATGCCAAACACATTATCAAGGTTTGTAAAAGTTAA